The Henningerozyma blattae CBS 6284 chromosome 9, complete genome DNA segment CATTTTCATATGctcgaaaaaaaaataatattaatattacaatctttaaaatatatatatacataaacATTAAATAAACATAAAGGAATAACAAAGTATAAGTAAATACAATATATGTAAATAAaggtatatatatatgtgtatatatatatatatatagatagaTAGATAGATAGATATAGCAGATAACAAACAAGTAGAATAAAAggtaaaataatagtaaacTTTGAAgtgcaaaaaaaaataataaatgatgTTAGTAGAAgtagaagaaataataatgaacaaacaaaaaaaaatgactgcaatttaaagataaaatacattaatcaatttcattcaaaaagagaagaaaaaaaaaataaaagatttaattaaacaaCCATGATTGTCATATAACGAAATTGATTATAGTATCGAGAAAgtgggaaaaaaaattagttaTCTGAAATTGCGTCATTAATTCACATTATTATGAAAGGGAAAGTTGGAATTGATTTGTGAACAGGATAAATAGCATTAGTTagttatttaatgaatttaatataatataatatgatatactttaatataatttttctagttagttttttgtttagttttttttggtaattttttttaaatttttttttttaaatttagtCTTAACTAAAATAGAATaactaaaataaataaaaggaaataaaataacgaaattaaacaaaaaaaaaaaaattaagaataataaaaggaAAGTAGAAGTGAGATAGAAGAGTGAAGACCGATGATTAacttaattaatttttttttttctgtttttgttgaataagaatttttaaaacatttaaagaataatataattgaacgttgatattatcattaccaTGCACAATCAGCATTCACCAAAACTCAATTAAGCAGCACGAGTAGCATTGTACAATTCCTTTTCAGATTCGTATCTTTTCTTATCAGCTTCAGCCTTAGTTTCGTAAGGAACTTTTTCTTCAGCAGATAAAGCCTTCCATCTTTCACCTAATATCTTACCAACTTGACCAAAGGTAACATCTGGGTTTTCTGAACGAACAATGTCTCTTGTTTCGTTGGCAAAAAACATATAAGCAGAAAGAGCTCTCTTTGGAGCATTTGGATCCTTCTTTCTTCTGGTAGATCTCTTTTTAGTTTCTCTTGGGGCAGCCATTACTCTTTGATTGAATTGAggtatttatttatttattgattataattataattataattataattattattattatattttttccctTTAATCTAGAATAATATCCTATTTGATTAAGCGTTAGTTGATATAGTTAGTAGTTAAAAAGCTTAAAAGTATTATtgttagaaaaaaaacaccaaaaagtttaaaataattgtaaattaacAATGaactaatattatataattataatagaTTAGAGTTGATTGATTATTCTACTTGCTAATTGCTTACCTTTTATTATGCAAAGACGAACGAAGCGGAAGATAAATCGATTTTTATGGTAAAGATCGATGTCCTTATA contains these protein-coding regions:
- the NHP6B gene encoding high-mobility group nucleosome-binding protein (similar to Saccharomyces cerevisiae NHP6B (YBR089C-A) and NHP6A (YPR052C); ancestral locus Anc_3.333), encoding MAAPRETKKRSTRRKKDPNAPKRALSAYMFFANETRDIVRSENPDVTFGQVGKILGERWKALSAEEKVPYETKAEADKKRYESEKELYNATRAA